TTACCTATTATCCTTATTCAAATAAACTTTATAGAGATCTTATTTTTGTTAATTCTCCAGCTACTGGTATTGGTTCATCTTCGGTTGCATTGCTACCCTTTCAGAGGGGATTGCCTTGTTTATATTCTTCTATATGTGTTATGCCTAACTATCACAAGATATTAATAGGGAAAGAACACCATATGGAGTATCATATTGCAGGCTACGGACGCTCTTATGAGGAAGCTATTACTAGGTTACAAGGAGAAACGATTGAAAGATATTCCCTTTTAATGTCAAAAACCTTATTTCAGGATGATTTTGTTCTTTCTTCCAGAAAATCTCTCTTGGTGTCTTCAGAGCACAAGGTTATGCCGTTAGAATATAGAAATATTTTTTATGATTTAGGTGTGAATTCGAGCCTAATTTATACTGAAGTGAGCGAGAATGATGAAATTTATTGGATTTTGTTACCATCTTTAATTAATTCTGATGAAAAAATATGGATTCCTTCTGATATGATCTTTATGGGAGTTCCTCAGGAATTTAATATGCCTGTTTTTAGTACAGGAACAGCAGTTCATAGAACGATAGAAAGTGCTCTTAGTAATGCAATAATAGAAGTCATACAATTGCATTGCTATATTGCCCACTGGTATATGAAATCGAAAAGACCTGTTATTGATTGGCAGAGTAATAAGTTTTTGAGAAAATCAGTTTATGAATTAGGGATTGAGTCTAATTTCGATTTAATAGCACTGGATTATTCTGATGATAGTTTAGGTATGCCTGTTTATGCAGTATTTCTTAAGAATAAGAGAAAATCAATTCCCTATTTGATTTGTGGCATTCAGGGTGGTTTTAATAGAGAACATGTCTTTTTAAGGGCTGTTGAAGAAGCTTGTGTCATTGCCCAATCCTTGCCCTTGATTTATCTTTTTAAATTCGATGAAGTTAGCAAACTTACATTAAGCAGTCTTAGGAATAGTTTTAATTTAGATGATAATTTTCTGTATTACTCAAATTTGAATGAAATTCCCTTAAAAGATTCTTTATTAAATTCTATTATAGATTATGGTGATAAGTTAGAGATACAGCCCAGTGAAGTCACCCTCTCTGTAGAAAATGAGCTAAATATGGGTTTGAATATTTTAAGATCTGTTAGTAAGTATGCTGTTTATTGTGATATAACTCCTCCTGAGCTGGAAAAGACAGAGTTTAAATCTATAAGAATTCTTGTTCCTGAATTACTCAAAATGTGTTTTCCATTTCATCCTTTTGATAACCATCCATATTTTAAAAAGAAAGGAGGACTTACACATGATTATTTCCCACATCCAATACCTTAGTTTTCTTTTTATACCATATTTGGTTTTTCCTTCAGGAATTTGTATTTTTTCACATTAGAAATTCAATCTTATTTATGAGACTTTTTTGTTCTTTTTCACTGTTTTTTATAATTACTTATTTTAATATCTTTCTCGTAGAGGTATCTTATTTTGAAGTGAGAAATATTTTTTTAGTAATTTTTGTGCCTATTGTTACATTATTTTTAGAGATATGTATAGGGGTTTTTTTGAATAAAAAACCCCCTGTGTTTTTGATAGGGAAGAGTAATTATACGCTATCTTATTTTTTAGCTATTATATTTATGGCAGTATCTGAAGAATATATTTTTAGGTTAATATTTTTTGATTTTTTTGCAGAAAGATTAAAATCCAATTTATTAATTACTGTTTTGTTAAGTTCATTTGCATATGGATTTAATCATATTCATTTTGGTGTTTTTATCTTTTTATCAAAATTTTTTGTAGGGATACTCTATTCTCTAGTTTTTCTTTTTAGTAAAGATTTTTATTGTCTTGTGGCTATACATA
Above is a genomic segment from Borrelia sp. RT5S containing:
- a CDS encoding CPBP family intramembrane glutamic endopeptidase — encoded protein: MNKKPPVFLIGKSNYTLSYFLAIIFMAVSEEYIFRLIFFDFFAERLKSNLLITVLLSSFAYGFNHIHFGVFIFLSKFFVGILYSLVFLFSKDFYCLVAIHIINNIFVFSLSSLQEKDKICL
- a CDS encoding YcaO-like family protein: MFTYYPYSNKLYRDLIFVNSPATGIGSSSVALLPFQRGLPCLYSSICVMPNYHKILIGKEHHMEYHIAGYGRSYEEAITRLQGETIERYSLLMSKTLFQDDFVLSSRKSLLVSSEHKVMPLEYRNIFYDLGVNSSLIYTEVSENDEIYWILLPSLINSDEKIWIPSDMIFMGVPQEFNMPVFSTGTAVHRTIESALSNAIIEVIQLHCYIAHWYMKSKRPVIDWQSNKFLRKSVYELGIESNFDLIALDYSDDSLGMPVYAVFLKNKRKSIPYLICGIQGGFNREHVFLRAVEEACVIAQSLPLIYLFKFDEVSKLTLSSLRNSFNLDDNFLYYSNLNEIPLKDSLLNSIIDYGDKLEIQPSEVTLSVENELNMGLNILRSVSKYAVYCDITPPELEKTEFKSIRILVPELLKMCFPFHPFDNHPYFKKKGGLTHDYFPHPIP